A window of Polyodon spathula isolate WHYD16114869_AA chromosome 30, ASM1765450v1, whole genome shotgun sequence contains these coding sequences:
- the mrpl48 gene encoding 39S ribosomal protein L48, mitochondrial: MTPLLTKALFVRNEKVLQQAVSVFRLAVSNPRPVIGCVLQSSERQYRSMPTHGIGRYKYLLPKEVPKKKKEKLQVKAIKTGTDMEYGVLNVQVSGHDMTIVEHYSQYVHNLCNRLKIKVDESYALPTKCTEVMLLQEQGTKMFADAVLSTHGRIVQLSGLSSTLAPIFLEVLLRNQPEGVQLSIKEHTEADFYARFKARPELEELIAQIN; this comes from the exons ATGACCCCCCTACTGACAAAG GCGTTGTTTGTAAGAAACGAAAAGGTGTTACAGCAGGCTGTCTCTGTGTTTAG gcTAGCAGTTTCAAACCCTCGTCCAGTTATAG GATGTGTCTTACAGAGCAGCGAGAGGCAATACCGGTCCATGCCAACCCATGGTATTGGCAGGTATAAGTACCTGCTGCCCAAAGAAGTG cccaaaaagaagaaagaaaagctCCAGGTGAAGGCAATCAAAACTGGAACAGACATGGAGTATGGAGTGCTGAATGTGCAAGTGTCCGGACATGACATGACCATTGTTGAGCATTACTCTCAGTATGTTCATAACCTCTGTAACCGGCTCAAGATTAAAGTGGATGAAAG CTATGCATTACCAACAAAATGCACTGAAGTAATGCTGCTGCAAGAACAGGGCACCAAGATGTTTGCCGATGCTGTTCTCAGCACACATGGAAGAATTGTGCAG CTGAGTGGTTTAAGTTCTACTCTGGCTCCGATCTTTCTGGAGGTCCTTCTGAGAAATCAACCAGAGGGAGTGCAGCTCTCTATAAAGGAG CACACTGAGGCTGATTTCTATGCCCGGTTCAAGGCTCGTCCAGAACTCGAAGAGTTAATAGCACAAATAAACTGA